The sequence TTTGTCAATCTGATTATGGAATGTGTAAGTACAGTGAGCTATTCATTGCTATTCAATGGAGGACTTACACCCAGATTCCAAGCCAAGAGAGGTTTAAGACAGGGAGATCCAATGTCTCCATACTTGTTTGTCTTAGTGATGGAGTATTTGAACAGATCACTTAAACAGTTGAGACATAATCCAGATTTTAACTATCATCCAAGATGCAACAAGATGGAGATAGTTCATATATGTTTTGCGGATGACTTAATCATGTGTTGTAGAGCTGATGTAATTTTAGTAAAGTTGATGATGAAGCAGTTTAGTCATTTCTCAGAAGTATCTGGATTAAAGGCCAATTTAGAAAAAAGTTCATTATATGTGGCAGAGGTTAACTCAAGGTTGAAGAATCAAATATTAGAAGAGATGCAGTTTTCAGAGGGGGAGATATCATTAAGATATTTGGGAGTTCCTCTATCATCAAAAAAGATCACAGTTCAACAATATCTACCACTAGTTGAAAGAATGACTGCAAGAATAAGATGTTGGTCTACAGAGTACTTAGCATATAGTGGAAGGGCCCAACTCATAAAGAGTGTTTTATTTGAGATGCAAACCTATTGGGCCCCGGTGTTCTTAATCCCAAAGAAGGTCATTCAGCTTATAACAAGAATATGCAGAATCTTCTTATGGACAGACAGTCATGAGAGCTCAAGAAGAGCACTGGTTGCATGGGAGACATTGTGTAAGCTATATTCAGCAGGGGGTCTAAATTTATAGAGTTTCATACTTGGAACAAAGCAGCACTTAGCAAGTTGTTATGGGCCGTAGCAATGAAGAAAGATTCTCTTCGGATAAAATGGATCCACACATTCTATATCAAAGGGAAAGACATACAACAAATGACAACTCCAGTTAGAGCTTGTTGGATAGTACGGAAAATATTGGACGCAAAGAAATGATACTTGAACAAGGATTTAAATGAGGCATTACAAGACTGCTGCACCATAGATAAGTTCAGAATCAAAAAAGCATACCAAGCCTTTCTACCACAATATCAGAAGATGAAATGGAGAGGACTTGTATTGGGATCAAAGACTATTCCAAAACACAAGTTTATTTTATGGCTTGCACTTATGGGAAGGTTAGCTACTGTGGATCGAATACAGAAATGGGGTGTCAAAGTACAATCAGATTGTGTTTTGTGTAATACAGGAGCTGAGGAGACTTTGCAGCATTTGTTCTTCCAGTGCAACTACTCTGCCTACATCTGGAATTCAATACTTCAATGGCTAGGAGAAAAGAGGAAGGTCAGTAACTGGGAAGAAGAAACAGAATGGATTAGCAGAAAAATAAGAAACAACAGACCACGAGCACAGATTCTACAATTCTTATATGGTACTACTGTTTACCATTTGTGGAGTGAAAGAAACATAAGAAAATTTcaagacaaaaagaaaaagagtcgaCAATAATTTAGCAAATGGAAGGAGAGTCCTAGAATCTTTGAATAACTATCCTAAGTAGAGGTAGAGAGGTATTGGAaggagtttttttttatatacctTTACATAGATAGGAAGAATTTGGAGACTAGTTACAGAGTCCAAATATAACTAGTGGATGTAAATAGAAATACTTGgttgaaataaaaattttaattttggcaaaaaaaataaacaagaataaaaaATCTAACTAATGAGTTTCTCGATTTATCTTAGTCGAGATTCATTGGACACATTTTGCACGTATTTTACATTCAAGTCAATCgtttatattaaaaataacaaaGAGTATATAATAAACAATGAAGTTATTATGACATTTATATTGGCTTATTACCATCTCTTAAATTTTGAATAAAGagttaaaaatatagaaaaagcaGCAATTAGAAGAGGCGTCTATATAGGAAACACTTGCATTAGAAACAAAAGAAATTAATGGTAGAAATGACGTAATAAATGAATAAGCTGTAGGTAAATGGAAAAAGGGGCAAAGTATAATTTATATCGATCAAAATAAATACACTCATAGAGGGGGAAGGTGCTGGTTTTCAAATctgaagaaaaaggagaaaaatatatTGATAGTCGTAGTCAgatccgaagaagaagaagaaagatgacaTGGTGGTAGTAATGATGGTGGCCGGAAtctaaagaacaaaaatgaggaGGAGGTGCTGGTGGTAGTGGGCGAATTCGAAGAAGAAAGTGGTAGTGATGGTGGTTATGGCTAAATCTGAAAATGAGGAGGTGATAGTGATTTTGGCCACatctatttatatataatagGAGAGGCAAAGACATCATAGAAAGGCAAGTGGCAATATAATAAAAAGGCACTTGATAATCTTCTATTTATATATAATAGGAGAGGCAAAGACACCATAGAAAGCCAAGTGGCAATATAATAAAAAGGCATTTGGTAATCTTCTATTTATATATAATAGGAGAGGCAAAGACACCATAGAAAGCCAAGTggcaatataataaaaatgtcacgacccaaaaatccctccaaagaagtcgtgatggcacctagtttctaaactaggtaagcctaacatttactgtaataatatgggtattcactaactttaaattaaattactctgaacaaaatacaatttccaaaaccggtagtacaagtcacaagcctttctaagagtagttatacaatatgattacatcactgttccgaagcaaagggaacaaatggaaataagtacaattgaaggtgactctgaggactGCAAATGCtatagcaggtttaccttgagtctccactgcAACGAATAGCTACCGTCGATCAAAGAtatggatctgtacacaaaaatgtacagaagtgtagtatcagcacaaccgaccccatgtgctggtaagtgtctagcctaccccggcgaagtagtgacaaggctaggaccagacactcacataaacctgtgcagtttatAGCGTACAAAATAATATGAAGCAAATAATAATAACGGCAAAGATGATCAACCAATGATATAAATAGCTAGCAACAAGATCACCAAAATTGCTTCTCAACAAATAacaaatacaagtgcaatcaattaatcaagtccttcaaatataaatctttcgcttataaatccttcaagtaataatctctaagataatatgtttttcaataaatatatcttgaatatattttcttcaaatagatatctttcatataagcatctttcgaatataattctttcgagtaaaggtcaccttgtgacaccttatatcataatcataaataatataggtctcaacccactttcgaaatttcacagcacctcgtgcccacatttacgtcacaaccgcacggacaactcacgcgccattaaataaaaccataatattttccccggcaccttgtgcccacatatttctgtctcacattgcacaacaatattctcatgttactcagctcataggttccataacccaatacaattaagaatgttcaaggagcctcattcacttaacataaagtagagtacatcTCCCAAcgcaattaggaaatcaacaagaaaagatgacgttattatttatttatttctgaaatcatttgataaagaaaataccctttcAATTActgtacaatatcgaatgaattagtacctttaatacgagaaaatcaattgagttaaaaatgtgacaatttttttgaaatttggagttttgaacacaaacaaataaataaggcGAGGTATCGTAAACACTATGGATTCGAACACAATGGGTCACAACAGTAAAGGGACCTAActagttaatacacttgaattgttaataacaagtaaacacatcAACAGTGAGTAGGAAAACAACAgttgcacggcatcatccttcgtgtttttactctcgttctcaccaaatcaatcatataaaGTACACGGCATTTTCCTTCGTGCTTTACCTCACATAATGATGGCACagaatgatccttcgtgcattaacatttatatcatggcacggaatgacccttcgtgcattaacatttatatcatggcacggaatgacccttcgtgcattaacatttatatcatggcacggaatgacccttcgtgctttacactctttcctcacaaacaacaatacacggcatcacccttcgtgcttttatcactcttcctcacccaagcaacaatcacaaacaatggggCGAGGGAATATACAAGGCTAAaataggaatcccggcaagggaacaataagtaAACAATTTAGATCCCGGCAAAGggacaacattaataatataaatttcccGGCAATAGAACAATTGATGCCTCTTTCTATttctttcactttcatttcataactcactctaacacttgagccaatgctccaaagtaTGCAATTATCTCATaaactttcacaattcgtattataacTTGAGTCATTGCTCCTCGAAGTTGAAGAACCACAATTACTTCATTAactttcccggcaagggaacaatactatcaaaacaaccatcccaacaagggaacaatacttatcaaaacaaacatcgcaacaagggaacaatactatcaaaacaaacattccaacaagggaacaataataataataacacatgaAGCACAATAAACTACAATGGAGTcacaacaattataatacaagactcatgggcatgTTCTAcccccaacgtatagatactcgtcaacaTGCCTATACGTCGGACACATCACATAACAAGTAGCAAATATACTCTactcttattccctcaagctagggtggaccaaacacttacctcgaatgctccaaactcaactcacgcttctagtatagctttacctcttgattccaccaccaatccgctcggatctagtcataagttacttaatcacattaataattactaaatgaatcatccccaatgcatgaaaatagattttttcaaggtttttcccaaaaaggtcaaaaatacccccggacccacgtggtcgaaactcgaggttcggaccaaaacccggttacccattctcccatgaatccaaatatatgattaatttttaaatcggaccccaaattgaggtccaacttctcaatttgtagaaaacctaggttctacccaaaacacccaattttccccatgaaaatctttgatttgaagttgaaattatattaaaagatgttaagggataaagaaattaagttagaaatcacttaccaatcgttttggagaagaaaagttgtttggaaaatcgcctcttaggttttgggtttttgaaaagtgaaaaatgactgagatttccgagcttgtatacctttctgaggacctggtgcggaccgcacaaaaatgtgttgcggccgcgccgagtgggagaaaaattgg is a genomic window of Nicotiana tabacum cultivar K326 chromosome 16, ASM71507v2, whole genome shotgun sequence containing:
- the LOC142170615 gene encoding uncharacterized protein LOC142170615 — translated: MKWRGLVLGSKTIPKHKFILWLALMGRLATVDRIQKWGVKVQSDCVLCNTGAEETLQHLFFQCNYSAYIWNSILQWLGEKRKVSNWEEETEWISRKIRNNRPRAQILQFLYGTTVYHLWSERNIRKFQDKKKKSRQ